AGATATAAGGATTTTTGCAAAAATGCTTATAGCTTTGTCCAAAATTTGTATTCTCTGTGTCGTTTTGTTCCCTGGCTAATGTTGATTCTGACGATGTGTCATTTGTCTTTTTCCTTAAATATACCCGTCCACCATATTGAAGTAAATGGAAAAACAGGTTTTTTCGCTACTTCTCAtacaaattttgtccaaaattGGCTCAAATGATTTTTGTACCGAGCAGCACAGAAATGACTGAACAGTTTTTTGATATTCGCTACTGTTCCCGAGATATTCGTCTCCGAACGTGACCTTGCTTGTGTTTGTTGTCTTATGTTAGTTAGCTTAGCATGCTAATTGGTTAATTGTAAAAGTTGCTTCTGTTCCAGACATTGAGTCTTTCTGAGAATGATCTAATCTGaacttattaaaaatataacatggGTGCATTTCTACAAAAATTCTTCATTTAGAATTGATTCTCACTTGAACTATGGAACTTCGGCATCTGGGTGAACACATGTCTTCCCAGTGGCGCAACAAGATGAGTGACAGGCGTCCCGTGTAGGACAACTTCATAAAATTGTGTGTAATGTTTTGTCAATTCAATTCCTTTATTATCCAGGCAAGCTTTGTACTAACCTTTCTTCCTCTAGGATTAGAAAtaagtgtgtttttgttcattctATGTTCATTCTCATCTACACTTCTGTTCATTTTGTGTTCATTCTTACCTATACTTCTGAACCATTTGGTTTTTCATCTACATTAcatttctgctgtttttgctcTTCCTACTCTGCACTGCGCTACAGCCCCTTCAGGAGCTTGGCCCCatattgctgcttgcagctatatttatttataattatttttatttaaactaaaattaatttaaaattactatCTAATCTAAATTTAGTCACTAATCTAATATTAGTCACTaatctaaaataactttttaacttCCATAGTCTTGcgcattacaaatatttaaatattacaaatactacaaatatttaattttttattattttattatttaattaccaTGATATGGATCTTTGCCTTCCCCTTTTGTATGACGAAAGTTCCACCCAGGGCCACGCTCTTCTTCCTATAATGTTCTTCCATGGTCTTTCTCATGCAGCTCACAAGACTGTCCTCTCCAGTCCTTCTGCAGGCTCTCACCTCAATGACCTGCAAtggtagtttttttttcaaactttgttatatttaaaagtttggggtcagtatgatttatgacacatcatcatattagaatgacatctgaaggattatgtgacacttaagactgaagtaatggatgatgaaaattcagctttgccatcatcacaggaatgaaattacaaaactttaaaatatattcaaatagaaaacatttattttaaattgtaataatactatttaacagttttactgtattttagctTAAATATTTGCGGCCAAATCTTACtgcccaaaacttttgaatggtggtgtaAATATTCAAtcataacatttgaagtggttTTGGGTTCctttaataattattagtagCTCACTCCTAATAATCATTTCATCACTTATGGCCATTATCAAAGGAAAAACTCCATGTAGTAACTCAATCACAGTACTGAGGTTGTACAGAGATGCAAAGTCCCCATGGTTCTTACCTTTCCAGGTTTGCCTTCACATGCATAAAGGTTTGCGAGGAGGCCAAAGTCACAGTCATGAAACCTGTCACTGTATTTTTCCTGTAGACATTTTCCATCCACTGGGTTGATGGAGGAAAAATAACTGCCATTCACCGCAGGTCTCCCCTCAGCTTCAGTCACCACCAGAGGCATTAACTAGGACAAAACAGGACAATACAGTGTTAAAAACCCCATTGAACTCCGCATTAAaccaaaaagaagaaaaatcccGAAACCACGATGTGTAGCTTTATGCAGAAGTAAGCATTTTCGTTTAACAATGCCATTGCAAATTGACAtcaatttaaacatatttgtagaagtaatttttttttaggtcttGAAATTCTAATGTGGAAAAACCACTGGTTTTAGTGCAGCTATACATACCTCTCCATTTATCCCAACTGTCTTAGAGGAGACAGCACCGGCACCAAGAATAAATGCACCAGGCAGCTCAACCTCCTTGGACACAAGGTTCATGTTGTAAACCTTTGAGGGGAAAGTTTTACAGTTAGTTGTACAAATATGCTTctttctgaaattacatttacaattcATTAACGCACCTTGTCCAGTCGGACCAGAGGAATCAGATAGGGTACACCTCCCACATCAGTAATACGTGGTTTGCCACAAATACCTAATAAAAGAGTAACAAGTGTTGTTTAAAGAGCCTGTTACTCCTTGGCATAAACTGACTTACATCTGTACTCACCCTTGACAGGAAACCTGAAAGGCTCGTGTGTAAGATCTGGACAGTCAGTAACAGACACTTTTACATCAGAAAAATTTGTATTCAGTCCTGATTCCAGCActgtaacacacacaaatatattagTCACTATAACATATGGAAGCCCCACACCCTACAGCCCTAAAAAAGGTGAGCCTATAGTCTGTTGAACCAGCCTTCCCTCCGGTAACATTTGCTCAAGCTTGTTCCGGCCCCTCTGTTGGAGCCTGGGGCCGAATCTCTCTTGCAGGGTTGGAAGAGGATAATGACGATGCCATGCCTATGGCGGAGTCTGATATAAAGGGTCAGTCTCGCAGCCCTACAGAGGACTCCACAGTGCATTGCAGCAACATGAGCGATTTCCCTGATGCTATAGATGAGAAACTCCTCTGCATCATGACCAAGGCAGTGAACGAGCTCAGCCTATAATGGTTTTCCCCCACTGAGCCCACCCGCAGCCAACTGAACGAGTGGTTCCCTCAGTCAGGCCCGCCGCCAAAAAGCTGGCCCTCTGCTTTTTGTGTTTCAGGCCAAGAAGACCGCCCCACTGTTCTTCAGGTCCTGCACATTCTTTGGTTTTctagcatcttctgcatatttgaacccttttcagCTGTggctgtatgattttgagatccatcttttcacactgaggacaactgagggactcataCACAACTATTACAAACGCTGCAAACATTCACTAATGCTCAAGAAGGAAACATGATTGCCAGCAGCCATAACACCCTgcagcccaagactggttgcccaatgaagctaagcagggctgagcctggttagtacctggatgagAGACCttctgggaaaactaggttgctgctggtagaggtgttagtgaggccagcagggggtgctcactctgtggtctgtgtgtgtcctaacgccccagtatagtgatgggacgatgagacgttaaaccgaggtcctgactctctgtggtcgttaaaaatcccaggatgtccttcaaaaagagtaggggtgtaaccccgacatccaggccaaatttgcccattggcctctgtcaatcatggcctcctaatcatctccatatactgattggcttcatcactctgtctcctctccaccaataagctggtgtgtggtgggtgttctggcgcaatatggctgccgtcgcatcatccaggtggatgctgcgcattggtggtggttgaggagattcccccttccatatgtaaaagcgctttgagtacccagaaaagcgctatataaatgtaacaaattaatgatgcattaaaggattagctcactttcaaattaaaatttcctgacaatttactcaccctcatgtcatccaagatgtccatgtccttctttcttcagtcgaaaagaaattaaggtttttgatgaaaacattccaggattattgtccttatagtggacttcaatagaCCCCAAACGGTTgtaggtcaaaattacagtttcagtgcagcttcaaagggctttaaacgataccagacgaggaataagggtcttatctagcaaaatgattggtcattttctaaaaaaaaaaaaaatatatatatatatatatatatatttttttttttttttgtcacgttgtcacatgaaaacatataaaaaaaatatttacaaaaatgtgaggggtgtagtCACTGTGAGATATTGTATATATACAATATCTCACAGTGactacacccctcacatttttgtaaatattttttttatatgttttcatgtgacaacactgaagaaatgacactttgctacaatgtaaagtaatgagtgtacagcttgtataacagtgtaaatttgctgtcccctcaaaataaattaacacacagccattaatgtctaaaccgctggccacaaaagtgagtacacccctaagtgaaaatgtccaaattaggcccaattagccattttctctccctggtgtcatgtgactcattagtgttacaaagtctcaggtgtgaatgggaagcaggtgtgttaaatttggtgttatcgctctcactctctcatactggtcaatggaagttcaacattgcacctcatggcaaagaactctctgaggatctgaaaaaaagaattgttgctctacataaagatggcgtaggctataagaagattgccaagaccctgaaactgagttgcagcacggtggccaagaccatacagcagtttaacaggacaggttccacccAGAACAGGCCTCACCATGGtcaaccaaagaagttgagtgcaggtgctcagcgtcatatccagaggttgtgtttgggaaatagacatatgagtgctgccagcattgcttcagaggttgaaggggtggggggtcagcctgtcagtgctcagaccatacgccgcatactgcatcaaattggtctgcaagGCTGTCGTCCCAggaggaagcctcttctaaaaatgatgcacaagaaagcccacaaacagtttgctgaagacaagcagattaaggacatggattactggaaccatgtcctgtggtctggtGAGACcaaaataaacttatttggttcagatggtgtcaagcgtgtgtggcagcAACCAGGtaaggagtacaaagacaagtgtgtcttgcctacagtcaagcatggtagtgggagtgtcatggtctgggactgcatgagtgctgctggcactgtggagctacagttcattgaggaaaccatgaatgagcagagcatgatcccctcccttcggagactgggccgcagggcagtattccaacatgataacgaccccaaatacacctccaagacgaccactgccttgctaaagaagctgagggtaaaggtgatggactggccaagcatgtctccagacctaaaccctattgagcatctgtggggcatcctcaaacagaaggtggaggagcgcaaggtctctaacatccaccagctctgtgatgttgtcatggaggactccagtggcaacctgtgaagctctggtgaactccatgcccaggagggttaaggcagtgctggaaaataatggtggccacacaaaatattgacactttgggcccaatttggacattttcacttaggggtgtactcactttttttggccagcagtttagacattaatggctgtgtgttgagttattttaagggaacagcaaatttacactgttatacaagctgtacactcactactttacattgtagcaaagtgtcatttcttcagtgttgtcacgtgaaaagatataataaaattgaTCATccaatttaaaaagttttcacccccccgCTCTTAAtacatcatgtttccttcttgagcatcagtgaatgtttacagcttttgtaatagttgtgtaTGAGCAGGGCTGGCCCAAGCCTTTATGGGGCCCTAAGCAGAATTTTATTTGTGGGCCCCTCTGTGCCACCAATTTGATTGACTATTGTCAATGCTtgattattttacaattttattagtTGTATCAGTGTTGCTTGCATCATACCAGTATCTGCCTGGCATGTTTTTACCCTTCTACGGTTTTTAATTGCAACAGTATAGCAAACCCACAAGAGTGGTCAGGTGTTAATTTGCACTTTAAAATTCAAGGTCTTACAGTACTAAGTGGCATACTTAATTTGGTGTACTAAAAGTAGCTAAATAAACCAGCACACAATGCATTTACTGTAAACAAGTTAACCATTTTAATTGCTTTTGGTTAAAAGAAATTAGCAACATGCAAAAGTACAGAACAATTaactacaaataaaataacttaaGATAAACAGTATCTTCTAAAATCAGATCAGATGGACCTGTAACAAGAcaacaataatacatttattaacattaaagggatggttcacccaaaaataaaatttctttaatcatttactcactcttaaGTTGTTTTAAGCCtgaatgagtttctttcttctgttgaacataaaagttattttgaagaatgttggtaaccaaacagttgctggtccccagAGATTTCCATATATCTTTCCTACtaggaagtcaatggggcccatcaactgtttggttacccacattcttcaaaatatcttgtacACGTCTACACTGCGTTTCTGAGCATGCtatcttttgtttcttttgttcatgGTTTTGACTTCCTGCCCGGATTCTTGGTTTCccctgtttgcctgtgttcctgTGACTGTTTACACTGTGTACCCTGTGTTTTGACCTTTGCCTGTTTTTGGATTTTGATTGTGGATTACCCTTTCGATatttggatcctcaaccttCGTGTTTCCGAGCAGTTGCATGATATGCGTGTATATTTTCTCCCTGGTCACCATGTGATTTTCTAATGGTGCATTTCTCAAATTATTGAAATGgtctttaatttaattgtattttaattttaatcgggattttaaatttcaattgAATCCACTTATGGACAAATTCCCTTCAGGTACTGGAGCTCCCTCATTTCAGGCTAAACTCATTAATTCTTTATGTGATAATTTGGATTATGTGCATGTGTGGCGGGCACAACATCCTCCTGACTAagaattttcattcttttctaaacaacatttttttcaaagttttttttatttatttattgatttttacattataaatcaCATTTAACAATCCCCCAACCCTCACCATCAAGTAGCGTCTATAGTGCCCAttaattaggggccaagcacctaTATTATCCATCGGCGTTcctattattagggcccgagcaccgaagtgcgaggaccctattggatttcctccgtttattattattattattattattagggcccgagcaccgaagtgcgaggaccctattggatttcctccgtttattattattattattattattattagggcccgagcaccaaagtgcgaggaccctattggatttcctccattagggcccgagcaccaaagtgcgaggaccctattggatttCCTCCGTTTATTATTAGGACCCGAGCAcagatggtgtgaggaccctattggaattgctccatttattattattcttccgcttcttcttcttcttctcccaatttttgagggcctaaacatgctcgaaaactcatgaaactttgcacacgcgtcagaagtggtgaaaatttacgtctgttatgggtctcagaattaggcgtggcaaaatggctcgatagcgccacctacaataTTTCAACAAAGTGCCCCTTGCACCACGTTTcacatacaggtatgaaattcagcagacacatgtaacagcccaatccctacaaaaaagtctcctgGTGCAaagtctgaaaaccaacaggaagtcagatattttgaattttctctgcaaaatttgtgcactttttgccatttccagacgttgtactttaacaaactcctcctagagcttctatcagatcaacatcatatttggtcagtctaatctaaaggcctttgcgacgttaaattgcgaagatctagagtttttgctggagggcgtgtccgtggcggcctgacaaatttcgatgtttcgccatgaaaaagGAAGTTGATGTAACTCGGCTATACAAAGTCGGAtcagccccaaacttcacgtgtgataagagtcctggcctgaagacatctacatggcaatattcagttacggtcatagtgccacctgcgggcaacaggaaattacatgttttacactgtgattaactcctcatacagatttaaccagaacaacatcatatttggtcagtctaatctaaaggccttagcgatgttaaattgtgaagatctagagttttcactaaagggcgtgtccgtggcggcctgacaaagtctgatgtttcgccatgaaagagaaagctgttgtaactcaggcatacaatgtccgatctgccccaaacttcacatgtgtgataagagtcctggcctaaagacatctatatgccaatattcagcgccacctgctggcaacagaaaatggcatgttttacactgtaattcactccaagaagacacatttcaatatgccacatgttaataaatgcctactgttttttgttttgcaatggaCACTCATGGACATCTTACCCAATTAAGTACcacggattggattcatctcgcgatcgctatttcattataaaggtatgtAGTTTGGGGTTATAAAACGGGTATATAAAGTCCCGtttgattttgcgtgttgtTATTTGCACACTCGACTCAAATTAATTACTGGTGTTGGAGCATATCTTAAAGACACCGTAGATTGACAATGCacctttagaactttctaataaacttgttatctttattaatattttagatattatctaagatagatagatagctccttctgctaacatgatcacgtcgtGCTATGCCGGcatggtttcagcaaccagTCACCTTGgttccaaccacgtcccgcctctttgcccattttcagttatccgggagtgacgtgcGGTGACGCGCAGCTAAGATGGTGGCGGCCtcattttcgcttcaaaaatgctcttcagaaatctacgggtgacgtcacggacactacgtccatattttttttacagtctatggattaacgccacgaaacaggaagttgttttaactcaggcatacaaagtccgatctgctccaaacttcacatgtttgataatagtcctggtctgaagtcatctacatggcaatattcagtaacagtcaaagcgccacctgttggcagcaggaagtctggcactttgaaatgacttggccattattctcctgtatttactcgcttacatgcatgtcgcccactgttcactgttttcctaaggccgcCGGGTGGTGGTGAGCCCGgatgcgagggccctttcatcgctgcttgcagctttaattagggcccgagcaccaaagtgcgaggaccctattggatttcctccatttatttttattagggcccaagccactaagacgcagggccctattgtttttctaaggattattattattattattatttttatttttttttcgtcatccggggctttttgggggccacacattggaatctgcggccattaggacgccgcagaggctggtacccaggcgtggcaggggggctcgacagcgcccccttgaatgaAGTCTGAAAACTtagtccatatatcaaacacccTTGCATATATTAGTATGAAtctcggtacacatatagacctcatcggggcTAACAACTTtcatgctctaagttatacgccaccccaacaggaagtcgactattacgggttgtttgaaaaacgcatgctccggaatttgatatactcctcctaggcgattattccgatcaccaccaaactcggtcagcatgaagtcaagacattgacattactttaaatgagtctagtcctcaaggttatgattatcgacacaatgcccgtcagaaaggcaaagggggaggtgttgctgtaatctatagtaatatttacagtattagtcaaaagtctttcaaatataattccttcgaagtgatggtactttacgtaacattatgtaggttgacatttgtgctggctactgtatacaggccaccaggacaccatacagactttatcaaagaatttgctgattttctgtcggagttagtattggctgcagataaagtccttgttgttggtgattttaatatccatgtagataataaaaaagacgcattaggattggcatttgcagatattctaaactctattggtgttagacaacatgtgtcaggacccactcattgtcgtaatcatactttagatctaatattgtcacatggaatcgatattgatgctgttgaaattctgcagcagagtgacgacatctcagatcattatctagtctcgtgtatactacatttagtcaaggcggctaaactgcctccatgccataaatatggcagaaccatcacttctaccactaaagatcg
This Ctenopharyngodon idella isolate HZGC_01 chromosome 5, HZGC01, whole genome shotgun sequence DNA region includes the following protein-coding sequences:
- the c5h11orf54 gene encoding ester hydrolase C11orf54 homolog isoform X2 codes for the protein MNLVSKEVELPGAFILGAGAVSSKTVGINGELMPLVVTEAEGRPAVNGSYFSSINPVDGKCLQEKYSDRFHDCDFGLLANLYACEGKPGKVIEVRACRRTGEDSLVSCMRKTMEEHYRKKSVALGGTFVIQKGKAKIHIMPREFSICPLNTNEEVDNWLRYFEVSAPLIFQTVMVSRDPGLDLRVEHTHGFSHHGEGGHYYIDTTPNTVEYLGYFLPAELLYRIDRPTETHNVGRD
- the c5h11orf54 gene encoding ester hydrolase C11orf54 homolog isoform X1 — encoded protein: MQAAVKPQRKRRRRSNSRRSRCRTHFMSLSDRLLHTPRRMANSSKTEKFQLHVPNLEELCQVLESGLNTNFSDVKVSVTDCPDLTHEPFRFPVKGICGKPRITDVGGVPYLIPLVRLDKVYNMNLVSKEVELPGAFILGAGAVSSKTVGINGELMPLVVTEAEGRPAVNGSYFSSINPVDGKCLQEKYSDRFHDCDFGLLANLYACEGKPGKVIEVRACRRTGEDSLVSCMRKTMEEHYRKKSVALGGTFVIQKGKAKIHIMPREFSICPLNTNEEVDNWLRYFEVSAPLIFQTVMVSRDPGLDLRVEHTHGFSHHGEGGHYYIDTTPNTVEYLGYFLPAELLYRIDRPTETHNVGRD